A stretch of Episyrphus balteatus chromosome 2, idEpiBalt1.1, whole genome shotgun sequence DNA encodes these proteins:
- the LOC129912141 gene encoding uncharacterized protein LOC129912141: MAASIYATPPPDLSSEDTALSDASNSSHLSNTSSHHSSSKHSTSREGTSSNGGERRASSGGGGGRETTERIGLGGNNSSSSKKHHHHKRSIADVLMGHNQALMAQALTSSSSALLDALQFDQSKKRRKQTTPIRLAALNLSAKIGEGGDQNMDNANEDYEDKLTKIFLPKLVGQLNPFELLQRNISPLENFQENTSKPKSPEREEKNQLQQQQESDAMANYSQIFCKECGENFDSDLRLRFHIMQEHAPGSQQQYDGRRNLSDEQQTIDMLSSVKVKLERNDEDEMTSPMQDSRASQKPEQWMSSMPALGFPFPPEAAAAAAFSSGYLSQLPLLGVPSGFPSVDGLTRPPLRIFNPEAYCDLCNKEFCNKYFLKTHKANKHGIYDPTCTSTDSGMTNAPSMGAMSQVFHLQLQQQQQMEQAAQFQAAQQQQQQQQQQQQQQQQIQQQQQQLQPQQIAPPAPMIPCDVCSKKFTNIFAMKRHRTKTHEVPPPTSINPPNITTTTTISTASSSPQEMKYDTETVTTPSQGNSINDKDNILPENKDTSASASLSGNLHLPEGFREDFQVEQEDVSFTPQPRKLSPSSQQQARESNFSFDKLKRLGVLNPEAFCDLCCKEYCNKYFLRTHKWKRHGIFVPPDDAKDDIKMQWPFFAMQTTPLNLMMANEKLMEQKIRSSMEGMEKDSAKRLKFDMDNKTLNGQVEKDNGLSPPGESSTDQMTPQQQSDSEAVGLNLQKLQSMIMQLNDLNCKRPVPCNFCGKEMENQYVLHAHIATEHSMMDNNNGSNPPPFMGIKLSPASSPSAMQGMSPSEVCKQCDREFSNLFELKQHIAEAHPLSGSLSNNSPLRDGFVTPERPINASSSGPTTPGIAAGQIDRTRAPYTITPTSSYCEICNKELCNKYFMKTHMQRMHGIEIENGAQIGGVVCNICNKELCSKYFLRVHKHNTHGIVDEGSPLPQSRQSNGIEMPQDNPDMVNSSFPGDSKAADLAGVDFNTRYFTHYTEVCPLCSRRFRSAKWLRAHLMSDHGPSGVDKLREMELQLGAAFSKPTSPTLKIPNGNSMPQQNPLNNINSNLLVKNPFPGIFGAENPLQSPRFKEYQCSLCSFSTPYYAFLFIHERSHSILSGTPSAPSVPATSPPDAPIKSETAVSIAKEITNTADVAGNNQTTNSTTKTAVSSSSSSSSSTSSGGTPTTTPASTPVPQTPQETAKRDTPSAVPTPIVSCPKTNLATSVPATSSPLATSTITTTSTSSFSSFNFDVNVLQEVANKSNRPVAYAVPQDQNGTFVASNELMQSFYVHENPTLEGNNDGSSNNNRFVPALIYLPVRERISGPITVSFTLTPA, encoded by the exons ATGGCTGCATCAATATATGCAACCCCACCACCCGATTTGAGTAGCGAGGACACAGCACTTAGTGATGCATCAAATTCATCACATTTGAGTAATACAAGTTCCCACCATAGCAGTTCAAAACACTCGACATCGCGTGAAGGAACATCGTCGAATGGTGGCGAACGCAGAGCATCATCAGGTGGCGGTGGCGGAAGAGAAACAACAGAAAGAATAGGATTAGGAGGAAATAACAGTAGTAGTAGTAAAAAACATCATCACCATAAGAGAAGTATTGCTGACGTTTTAATGGGTCATAATCAAGCATTAATGGCACAAGCACTCACATCATCTAGTTCAGCATTATTGGATGCCCTACAATTTGATCAGTCAAAGAAGAGACGAAAACAAACGACACCCATACGATTGGCGGCGTTAAATTTGAGTGCCAAAATTGGAGAAGGTGGTGACCAGAATATGGATAATGC AAATGAAGACTATGAAGATAAATTGACGAAAATATTTCTTCCCAAACTCGTTGGTCAATTGAATCCATTCGAGTTGTTACAAAGAAACATATCACCACTGGAGAATTTCCAGGAAAATACAAGCAAACCTAAAAGTCCCGAAAGGGAAGAGAAAAATCAGCTTCAACAACAGCAAGAATCAGACGCAATGGCAAATTATTCTCAGATATTCTGCAAGGAATGTGGTGAGAATTTCGACTCGGACTTGAGGCTAAGGTTTCATATTATGCAAGAACATGCCCCCGGTAGCCAACAACAATATGATGGCAGGAGGAATTTGTCTGATGAACAGCAAACCATTGACATGCTTTCATCAGTGAAAGTGAAACTTGAAAGAAATGATGAAGATGAAATGACATCGCCCATGCAAGACAGTCGGGCTTCACAAAAACCCGAACAATGGATGTCATCAATGCCTGCTTTGGGATTTCCATTTCCTCCAGAGGCAGCAGCAGCTGCTGCTTTCTCCAGTGGATACCTGTCACAGCTTCCACTTTTAGGAGTTCCCTCAGGTTTTCCATCTGTGGATGGCTTGACCCGCCCTCCATTGAGAATATTTAATCCCGAGGCTTATTGTGATCTTTGCAATAAGGAATTTTGCAATAAGTACTTCCTCAAGACACACAAAGCCAACAAACATGGAATTTACGATCCCACATGCACTTCCACAGATTCGGGAATGACAAATGCCCCTTCCATGGGAGCCATGAGTCAAGTTTTTCACCTTCAgttgcaacaacaacagcaaatgGAACAAGCAGCACAGTTTCAAGCTGcccaacagcaacaacaacaacaacagcagcaacagcaacaacagcaacagatacaacaacaacagcaacaactaCAACCACAGCAAATAGCTCCACCAGCTCCCATGATCCCATGCGATGTTTGCTCGAAGAAATTCACCAATATTTTCGCCATGAAACGGCATCGTACCAAAACTCATGAAGTTCCACCACCCACTTCCATAAATCCACCAAACATCACCACCACCACAACCATCTCTACTGCCAGTTCAAGTCCCCAAGAAATGAAATACGATACCGAAACAGTAACTACCCCATCACAGGGGAATTCCATCAATGACAAGGATAACATCCTCCCAGAGAACAAGGACACTTCAGCGTCCGCCTCGTTATCGGGTAATCTCCATTTGCCAGAGGGCTTTAGAGAAGATTTTCAAGTTGAACAAGAAGATGTATCCTTCACCCCACAGCCACGTAAGCTGTCACCCTCATCACAGCAACAAGCCCGAGAATCAAATTTCTCCTTCGACAAGCTCAAGCGATTAGGTGTATTAAATCCAGAGGCATTTTGCGATCTATGTTGCAAGGAgtattgcaataaatatttcctTAGGACACACAAATGGAAGCGACACGGAATCTTTGTGCCACCAGATGATGCCAAAGATGATATCAAAATGCAGTGGCCATTCTTTGCCATGCAAACAACTCCTCTCAATCTGATGATGGCCAATGAGAAACTCATGGAACAAAAGATTCGTTCGTCCATGGAAGGTATGGAAAAGGACTCGGCCAAACGGTTGAAGTTCGATATGGATAATAAAACATTGAATGGTCAAGTTGAGAAAGATAATGGCCTCTCGCCACCTGGTGAGTCATCAACCGACCAAATGACACCACAACAACAAAGTGACTCTGAAGCTGTAGGTCTGAATCTGCAAAAGCTCCAGTCGATGATTATGCAACTGAACGATCTCAATTGCAAACGTCCAGTTCCTTGTAATTTCTGTGGAAAGGAAATGGAAAACCAGTACGTTTTGCATGCCCACATAGCCACAGAACACTCCATGATGGACAACAACAATGGAAGCAATCCTCCACCTTTCATGGGAATTAAGCTTTCTCCCGCTTCATCTCCATCGGCTATGCAGGGAATGTCACCTAGTGAAGTTTGCAAGCAGTGTGATAGGGAATTCTCCAATctttttgaattaaaacaacatatcgCTGAGGCTCATCCTTTGTCCGGCAGTCTTAGCAACAATAGCCCACTACGGGATGGCTTTGTCACTCCTGAGCGACCGATTAATGCCAGCTCTAGTGGCCCAACAACACCTGGGATCGCTGCTGGCCAAATCGATCGAACTCGTGCTCCATACACTATCACACCAACCAGCAGCTATTGTGAGATCTGCAATAAGGAactttgcaacaaatatttcatGAAGACACACATGCAACGCATGCATggcattgaaattgaaaatggcGCCCAAATCGGAGGAGTTGTCTGCAACATTTGCAACAAAGAACTTTGCAGCAAGTACTTTCTGCGAGTTCACAAACACAACACGCACGGCATTGTCGATGAAGGCTCTCCTCTGCCTCAATCTCGGCAGAGCAATGGCATAGAGATGCCACAAGATAACCCCGATATGGTCAACAGTTCCTTCCCCGGTGACTCTAAAGCAGCTGATTTAGCAGGAGTCGATTTCAACACCAGATACTTTACCCACTATACTGAAGTGTGTCCGCTTTGTAGTCGGCGATTCCGTAGTGCAAAATGGCTACGAGCTCATTTGATGAGCGATCATGGCCCATCTGGAGTGGATAAGCTTCGTGAAATGGAATTACAGCTTGGAGCTGCTTTTAGTAAACCAACGAGTccaactttgaaaattccaaatgGAAACAGCATGCCTCAGCAAAACCCCCTTAACAATATCAATTCGAATCTCTTGGTGAAGAATCCTTTCCCAGGGATCTTCGGTGCAGAAAATCCACTTCAGTCACCGCGATTCAAAGAATATCAGTGTTCACTTTGCTCATTCTCCACACCGTATTATGCGTTCCTATTCATCCACGAGCGATCACATTCAATTCTAAGTGGAACACCATCGGCTCCATCTGTGCCAGCCACATCGCCACCAGATGCTCCCATCAAATCTGAAACAGCGGTCTCAATAGCCAAAGAGATTACCAATACTGCTGATGTTGCTGGAAATAACCAGACAACAAATTCAACTACAAAAACTGCTGTGTCCTCGTCATCTTCGTCATCCTCTTCAACGTCTTCGGGGGGAACTCCGACAACAACACCAGCCTCAACACCGGTACCGCAAACACCACAAGAAACTGCCAAACGAGATACACCATCAGCGGTGCCGACACCAATAGTGTCGTGTCCAAAAACGAATCTAGCAACTTCTGTGCCCGCAACATCATCTCCATTAGCAACATCAACAAttacaacaacatcaacatcatcattttCATCATTTAACTTCGATGTCAATGTTTTGCAAGAAGTCGCAAATAAGTCTAACCGACCGGTAGCTTATGCAGTTCCTCAGGATCAAAACGGAACCTTTGTTGCTAGCAACGAATTGATGCAGTCTTTTTATGTTCATGAGAACCCAACATTAGAGGGTAATAACGATGGATCATCGAATAACAACAGGTTTGTCCCAGCTCTTATATATTTACCAGTTAGGGAACGTATTTCAGGTCCAATTACTGTGTCATTTACTTTGACACCAGcataa